The segment gggattttgtatgatgtgaattggagatttaaacttgatgttttatgaaaattaaatgaaaaatgtttttatattttacaaaaaattattttgaaattcacgatgTTACATAACTGTTTTGCTTAATTTTTTCGACCTTTAAGTTTAGTGTctattttttgttaaattgtGCACGATCTTCGAAATCTCACGGCCAACCCCGAGATATTTAGGGTTAAAGTTTGTGTTCGAttttctctatctctatctctctctctctctctctctctctctctctctatatatatatatatatatatatatatatatatatatatatatatatatatatatatatatatatatatagttgcctTTTATCTTTATTTGAAACAAAAGATAAATAAGATATTTCCGTATAAAAAAGAACAAGTATGAAAAATTAAActgtaattattattataatcaaATTATGTATAATCAAGGTTATAAAAATGACCTAGTCGGACGACCGGGATTAAGCAATTAATCGGTGTAGGCGGTGATTAATTGATGATTAATTGGAGACCATAAATTAttaaaagtataaatcaaaaattAATATATACAAAGTACATAAGTATATTTCAATATTTGAATATTTGAAAAATATGAAAGTTTTGATAtattatttgaaattttaaaattttggtatATCATTTgacaatttgaaaatttaaaattttaatagtttaaaattttttgtttaatatttgaaaatttaaaatttagacAAATTAAGCGGTCTAGGACCAATTATAACCGCCTAACTCCGATTTTGACCGTTTTTTACCATCACCAATTATGCTGGCCGAGTAGCCCTAAATCAGTTCAAGGCTGCCTAATGATTAATCACCGATTCTATCGGTTGTCTAGATCGATTTTTGCAACTCTGTGTATAATATATTTGTATATGAACAATTCTTATCTAGAAATATCATCTTTAAGACTACTCGGAGTGGCCAACGCCCACTCCCGTTATTATGCCTCATAACGCGTGATAACGCCAGTGAACACCGCCCCTCCCTCCCGTTATTACACGTTATAGGCTTTCGCGTTACTTCCTGTTACCACCATCACATTTGGTAATgacgttttttgtttttttgcctTGTAACTCGTGTGGGTGTTGCCCACACCCACccctctaataaatgaaagtttttttgtcacatgtcatcttctctttcattttgaaacttgtcattttgtgagaattttagaaattttatttttCACTTACCATTTTTAGGgattttcattttcttaaaataaaattgtAATGCGTTCTATAAGGAAATAAAATTATCCTATTAATTTGGTAATAAGTTCTCATAAATATTTCAAACAATTTAATTTCTTTTGTAAATTTTCAAAAGATTACATTttgttatgtaaagtattacattataaaatatttcatatttatatattgatattaaatttttatttttaataaactcgtgtaatacacgAGCCTCACACCTAGTATTAAATAAAGAAGAAAGTTTTATAAAGACATAGCAGGTAAACAAGCAACAAACTGTACTGTAACCTCTTTTTAGATATCAAAACTAAACCTTTTAAAAAGACAAAACTATaaaattggtccttgtggtttgcgaaaaactttggatagggtccaaaacgTTTTCAACctgcatggaaggtccaaaatcaaaaatttactgtgattttgatccaaaaaatataaaaaagactattatgcccttttgttttgttttttacatttcttttaatttctttcttattttattaatattaaaaataatataaactcCCTccacaccacacacacacacactctttctttctttctctctctctccctctctctctcgtCTTGTTACTTGTAGAAAATCAAACAATTACTCACGATACCCAACTACACTTCAGTAAACGACCACGATACCCAACTACACTTCAGTAAAACGATTACCCACACAATCAATCCTCCAGGTGTGTGTGAAGATCGTTATCTAAAAGAATTAGGTCAGTTTCTTTTCTTCTCACTTTGAGTCGATCGCATGTTTTGATGGGTGTACAAAAGTTGTAAAGAACAAAGGATTATGGGTGTAAATCTTTGAAGGATATTCTCTCTTTTTTATCTAGAGTTTCAGGTGAAGATGGTGAAGAATAAGGGTATAAATGGTGATTCTTATCTGGTAGGGGATCAACTTAGATTTGTACCTTTGGAACACTAAACCTCCAAATCATCATCAGTCTAGCATAAAGAATGAGGGACGAGTTCAACTGTTTGGGGATTTCAGCATATATTTCGAATTTCTGAATATAAGCTTCAATTCCCATCCATGATCGTTTGTTCTTGAAGGTGGGCAAAAAAATTCAACACCCAAGTTTTTTTGGGGGTATCTTTGTGCGTACAATCTGGTTGGAAAGAAGATAGGGATAAATAGATTACAGTTTTTTTTGGATCATTCATTCTCACAGGTAGAAGCCACGAAACACTCTCCCCCTTCCCCTTtgatccgtttttttttttttttttttttttattttgagaaCTCATTGGGTTATTGGCTTACTCCTCCGATATCACTTGAATACGGAGAGCTGTAGCCTTGAACTTGCACCAAATTGTTAGTGAATCTAATGGAAACTATGTTTGTGAACTGATTGAAACTTCATATTTTCGTTATAGGTTTTGAGGAAATtgaacgatatatatatatatatatatatatatatatatatatatatatatatatatatatatatatatatagagagagagagagagagagagagtgtgtgtgtgtgtcttgtgtgggggtttatattatttttaatattaataaaataataaagaaaagtaaaaaagaaatgataaaaaaaacaaaagggcataatagtcttttcaagattttttggaccaaaattacAAGAAGTTTTTGATTTTGGACTTTCAGGTTGAAAACGTTTTGGACCCTGTCTAAAGTTTTTTGCAAAACTAATTTtgtagttttttattttaaaaataacaatttcaGAACCATAACGTTAGTATACTATACATAACCCCACTGTGCAAATGTCTTGACAAAGATGCTAATCAACCACTATGAAGTTGCACTGCAAACCCTACTTTTAACGACTGTTGAATATAGCTCTAACGATTCGTGCGTAGGTTAATGGATTAATAGGCCATATCTTCCATACGTCTCATCCAGTGAGGATCAAGAAAGGATTATATTAAAAAACAAGAAAACAATGAATTTTATTGGTGGAAGCAACAAGAGGCAAAGCATATGTAAAGCGTTTACATTGAAATACACAAGACACAAGCCCTAATTTCTCTCTTTATACATACACGTTCTTGGATACTCACAACGAGTTTTTTTGAACGGGTAAAGAATATAGGGAGGTGTAAATAGCCTTCAAGGTCAAGAATCTCTATCttcacattattattattattattattttgggtTAAATTCTAGAAGCAGACAAAACTCATCTGCTACATTGATCATTGATTTTAAACAATTATAATCAGCATTTGGTAATAGTTGTTGATCGATGTTGTTGCGAACCAATCATATTTCTCCAACTGTGCGTGTGAGATGAGATAACACACGTTGAAAACGGTGGAGATCGTTTAACCATCACAATTCACAATGTGGTTGACTGAAACGGCTTAATTTTGGTTACAGATtgcaagaggaagaagaagaagaataaataTGGGGCTTCTTTCGAACAGAGTTGAAAAGAGCGAGATTAAAGCCGGCGATCATATCTACACTTACAGAGCTGTATTTGCTTACTCTCACCATGGTATCAATTCCATCTCCCTCTCCCCCTCTATGCTTGTGTGTCAAAATCATGTTACCGATTCACACTGTAGTTAAAGAATTTCTACATTTTGTCGTCAATTTGAAATGTAGCATTATCAATACGCCGTTAGGTAGGGTGTTTGCAGAAAATTTGTGTTAACCCTAATTTCACAGAATCCTTTCAACTAGATAGATAGATCATAATAGCATGTTGTTTGTAAATTGTATATGCAGGTATCTTTGTTGGAGGTAACAAAGTGGTCCATTTTACTCATTTCAGCACCCCTGAACGTGAGAGTAGTTCGAGCACCTCTGATGAAATGTCCGAAATAGGCTTCTCCTGTGAGACATATCCAGACTGCGGCTTCCGACAACCTAAAAGCGGGGTGGTTCTCTCCTGCTTAGATTGTTTTCTGAGAAACGGGGCACTCTACAGCTTCGAATATGGTGTAACCCCAAGCATGTTCCTTGCCAAAGTACGGGGTGGCACCTGCACCACTGCCACGTCAGATGGTCCTGAGACAGTCATCCACCGGGCCATGTATCTGCTTCAGAATGGATTTGGGAACTACGACGTGTTTCAGAACAACTGTGAAGACTTCGCTTTGTACTGCAAGACTGGGATATTGACCGTTGACAAATTGGGAATTGGAAGGAGTGGTCAAGCTTCTTCTCTGGTTGGTGCACCGCTGGCGGCTCTTCTCTCTACCCCTTTGAAACTGTTGATCCCGAGCCCTGTGGGTGTTGCTACAGTGACAGCTGGCATGTATTGTATGAGCAGATATGCTACTGATATTGGAGTCAGAAGTGATGTTGTCAAAGTAGCTGTGGAAGATTTAGCTGTCAACCTTGGCTGGATGGATGGTCTACAAGAAGCCTTTCAACGAAACCAAGATTCAACTTCAAGTCAAGCAAGAAGCAGGTAGCCTATTCTACTACGTTCATCACtcaaacaaaataaataataatacatTTCTTCCATGAAAAATCTTTGATtgtatttgtttttgtttgtttgtttgtttgtttgtttgtttgtttgttgatGCGAacaagtatcattatcaaatatCAGTTATCATCATCTCTAGAGTCTAGTCAAAATGTGAAATATGATTCAGATCAGTCGTTCAAAAATCTCTGTAGAATAGATaagttttatttattagaaacGTCCTTACAAAGTTTTGGCTAGAGAGCCAAACGGTACTGAAAGCTTGTGATGATTACATctacatgatgatgatgatgatttgaAGGTTTGGTTCCTTTATTTTTCTTCGTGTTGTTGATAACAACAAAGTTGTCAAATTGAGCTTGTGCTGCCATCTCCTCTACTTGAACAACAATTCCTTCCACCCGCTCTGCAATCTCTATTAACAATGATGCCATTGTAGCCATTGGAAAAATCTTCATTATTGGTACTAATTCAGGTTCAGGTTTGCAATTTCTTGAATTTTCTTCATTTGAtacagtagtagtagtagtagtagtagtagtaggcaCCAAGACTACTGCTTGGTTGGATAAATCTTTCAACACATTCTGGAAAGTTTCAACTGCAAAGTTCATCTCATGTACCAAAATATCCGTTTTAGTTGACTTTCTCATGCTCTCCATTGTTATAGCTAATTCTCTTAACACTTTTGAAGAGGATGAGCTTAGTGTCATGCATATTTCCTTCATATGATCCTTTAGCAACTCTGGTACCTGTAGAAATTACAAtcactttttatttattattattttttttactcgTATATAATATTATTACATACCTGCATCCCTGAAACCTCAGAACTGATATAACCTCTGAGAGTCTCGATGCAGTAAGCACAAGTGCGCATGGAGGCACCAATTTTGAGGTATTGTTTCCATGGATGTCCATACTTGAAAGGTCCATGAGCAGGCTCCCATCTAGCAAAGTTGGCCTGCACAAACCaagattatatttatatatagcaTAATACTATGACTATGGTTACAATTTGTTGTGTTACTGttaaaaatgtatgtaaaaccTTAGCCACTTCTGTTGCCTTTGAATTAAGCACACATTTGTAACCCTCCAGTTTTCTATCAAAACTTTCCCCGTTGAAGTAGTCTGTTACACACCCTGCAAGTGCAAGTGCAATAAAATGAACAAAACTCATAAACCAGGCAAACTCATATTCATACATACCATCCAAGGAATCTGCAAGCTTTTCTAGGTTTTGATAAATCAGGTCGTGAAGGTCTTTGCCAGCCCAAACTGGATAGAAGAACATGCTTGTCAAAATGCAAAGGGAGGTTCCAATGGCAATGGTGGAGACTCTGTTTCTAGCTAGATCCAACAGTTTATCCACTCGATAACCAGACATGGACACAAAGCTGAATGTCAGGATGAATATCATGGCTCCGTAATCGAATCGAGCTTTCACCGATGGTATAAATCTAGAGAAAGTAGCTACTGAAGCTGCACAtacgtatatatgtatataaattccTCATCGGTTTTTTATTTACATCATGTAAAAAATCTTGTAAACTCTCACCTACAATGAATATTGAAAGTTGAAGGACGAGTGGTTCGAGTTGGTGTCCACATTGATTTGCCATCCAATGCACACCAAGCCCTATAGAGCCTGCTAGGAAAGTTGCACCTACTCGATTAAAGGATTTAGCTATCGTTGCACCTGATGGATTCATTTATCATATCTGTAATTAGTAataaacaacaacagcaacaatatatatatatatatatatatatatatatatatatatatatatatatatatatatatatatatatatatatatatatatatatatatgacataataAAGAAAGATTATGAGATTAAACCACATGTATTTGCATACCAACAGAGTATTCGAGAGCTACAACAACGGTCATGACGGCCCACATTGCATTTCCACCAACACCATCATAGAGTGGTCTCATGTAATACAAAAGTGAGACCAGAGAAAGAGCAATCCCTACTTTCACACAGTGGATCACTTTCTTTGGTTCAGTTGCTGCAATTTCCCTAGCCTTGTCAAAAAAAACCCCAATCTTTACCAAACACTGCATAATCTGCCCATGCATTCTTTTAGCTACCCCTACCCCGGCCTCCTCTGCAACTAAACCATCATCTGATGAACTTTTTCCCACATTTACCTTCCATTCTACATGTGCTACTCCTCCATTATTAGATTTAGACGCCCCCGCCATTTCCAACCATGTTGCCATGTTTTAATGTTTAGCTACCCCTGCAACCTTCAAGACTCGTACACCTGTAGCTTCGCTCCCATTCACTGCTATAACGTTTTTGGTTTCACCACTAAAGCTGAAATCGACTTAGGAGAAGAGATGCACAACAAGCTTGGAACCACActctatatttatatataataattcaattttATGTGATGACAATGTTGCCATTTCACTTATTTTTTATTCTGGCTTTGGCTTGTGTTAAGCGTGCGTTGTTTattatttactattttttttttattttattttatttggtaGTCTTCTTATCTTATGTCATAAATTTTAAGTTGGAATGCAACTTCAATGGGTGCCATTCCATCTTTGCCAACTCCTCTCATGCCCACTTCACCTCAGAATATGCAACCAATTATATGAATTTCAAGTTTCATTACTTTTTatccaattatatatatatatatatatatatatatatatatatatatatatatatatatatatatatatatatatatatatataaatgtagaATGTTCGTAATATAATATAAAGTTTATTGTTTGCTAAGCTTTTATACACCGCCAAAACTCAATATTTAAGTAAATtattgtgtgtgtatatatatatatatatatatatatatatatatatatatatatatatatatatatatatatatatatatatatatatatatatatatatatatatatatatatatatatatatatatatatatatatatatacacaataaTTTACTTAAATATTGAGTTTTGGCGGTGTATAAAAGCTTAGCAAACAATAAACTTTATATTATATTACGAACATTCTACATTTTATGCCTTTTTAGGGCGACCTAAGTTAAGTCCTAAGTTAGGTCACCAATCAAAAAttctattaatttattaatgTGGTAAAAAGCATTTCCACATCTCATTAtccattattatttattatttataagttgtgCTACAGTTAGGTCATGGCATTTCTTATATCTACTGTctccaaatattttattttccattggTAGTTAGTTAATgcgttggatatatatatatatatatatatatatatatatatatatatatatatatatatatatatatatatatatatatata is part of the Lactuca sativa cultivar Salinas chromosome 7, Lsat_Salinas_v11, whole genome shotgun sequence genome and harbors:
- the LOC111894606 gene encoding protein LEAD-SENSITIVE 1, producing MGLLSNRVEKSEIKAGDHIYTYRAVFAYSHHGIFVGGNKVVHFTHFSTPERESSSSTSDEMSEIGFSCETYPDCGFRQPKSGVVLSCLDCFLRNGALYSFEYGVTPSMFLAKVRGGTCTTATSDGPETVIHRAMYLLQNGFGNYDVFQNNCEDFALYCKTGILTVDKLGIGRSGQASSLVGAPLAALLSTPLKLLIPSPVGVATVTAGMYCMSRYATDIGVRSDVVKVAVEDLAVNLGWMDGLQEAFQRNQDSTSSQARSR
- the LOC111894605 gene encoding aluminum-activated malate transporter 10, with the translated sequence MATWLEMAGASKSNNGGVAHVEWKVNVGKSSSDDGLVAEEAGVGVAKRMHGQIMQCLVKIGVFFDKAREIAATEPKKVIHCVKVGIALSLVSLLYYMRPLYDGVGGNAMWAVMTVVVALEYSVGATIAKSFNRVGATFLAGSIGLGVHWMANQCGHQLEPLVLQLSIFIVASVATFSRFIPSVKARFDYGAMIFILTFSFVSMSGYRVDKLLDLARNRVSTIAIGTSLCILTSMFFYPVWAGKDLHDLIYQNLEKLADSLDGCVTDYFNGESFDRKLEGYKCVLNSKATEVAKANFARWEPAHGPFKYGHPWKQYLKIGASMRTCAYCIETLRGYISSEVSGMQVPELLKDHMKEICMTLSSSSSKVLRELAITMESMRKSTKTDILVHEMNFAVETFQNVLKDLSNQAVVLVPTTTTTTTTTVSNEENSRNCKPEPELVPIMKIFPMATMASLLIEIAERVEGIVVQVEEMAAQAQFDNFVVINNTKKNKGTKPSNHHHHHVDVIITSFQYRLAL